Within the Plasmodium relictum strain SGS1 genome assembly, chromosome: 12 genome, the region CAAGTGAAATTTATCTTGTAAATCAAATTTAAACGggttttttaataattctattGCATCTGATCGTATAATTCTATTATCTAAATGACTCAAATTACATAATTTcaaattttcataaatagTTTTACATGAATTTATAGATAAATCAACAAAAGTCACATTTTGAACGTTTCTAGAAATGCATTCAATACCTAGGTTTCCACTCCCACTAAATACATCAattacatttatattataacaaTTGAATATTCCTAGATGCGTTAAGACATTAAAAATCGATTCTTTGACCTTACTCATCATAGGTCTAGTGTATGTATCTGgagaataaatttttttgtttttaagtGTTCCTCCATGaatacttaaaatttttttttttttataatttatatttaccGTTTCTCTGTATTTCTTTACTTTAcagtatttatattttgattttattttactattaGGCAATCTTTGAATTTTTAATGCTTCCGTTGGTAATCCATaatcatctttttttattaattttcttttacttttattttcattaccttttatatttaaaccGTTGTGATTTCCTTCACtcacattttcatttttcccATTAATTTCACTTATGCTTTCTTTTCTGTAttcttcattaattttattttttttaatattttttaagtaaatttttttttttttttttccaataAGATGTAGTGatctaaatatttttatattgaaaCAGTTGTTTTGAATATATCCGTAAAAAGGCTTACCCaaataaaatacattttttatatatccaccaatcttaatatttttaaccaatacataaaatttatctatacatatatacttgttttttatatattgtgAATAacagaaatttttatttatattaaaaataataacaaataaactgataaaaaaaaaaacaagcactttaaattttttaaaaaaaagcattTGCTTTAACATAcgtttttttttagtttcataaagttacttttttttttcatatcttattttatttggaACTATTAATATGTATGATGAaattaaacaaaaacaaCTTTGCTgaatcattattttcaaagagacaaagataaaaattataacatttttaaatattaaaacgaaaaaaaagataataaatatatatacattctaagttaataaaaaagaaaaaaaagaataaataaacaaaaaaataaaaataagaataatgtttagaataaaattataatagaaaaataaaaaaaatcaaggaaaaaaattttaagtaaaaattatgttttttttcttttttttaaaaaaataatatattttaaaggtATAAATATAAGgcaaattttattatcatttatttaCATAACTACTTATATTGATGACAAAAAGAAAAgagtattataaaaaaaaaaaacagataAGAACATAAGTattaaatgattttataataaaaataaaattacttaGAATATTAAATGTAATAACACAACTGTTAtgtaagtataaaaaaagaattatgtgAATAATAACAAGAAAatactattaaaaataatattcagATAAAGCACATATAGTTGAAATTTTATATGACTTTCGTAAATATCGTTTCTAGAAATTTTATACAATggtttttttcctttttttaatcttaatTTTACATTATTCTTTATGtttattcattaattttGAACTAAATAATATTCAAAAGAATTTGTTACTTAAAATGTATTATTTAAAGGAggatttcattttatatatatctacacaagtattcttttttaataaatttttttttttttaaattttttctttattttttaaaaaaaaacatttttcgtacaaataattatgttttattttctttaattgaaaataattttattcaatAATTTAAAACATGTATTTaagtttcttttttaaacataatattactttaaatttaaacatatttaatatctctttattaattaatttttctttttgtaattttGTGACTAAATACTATTAAGAAAAACAACCTAACGTAAAAGTTAAATACAACTAAGTAAAATTTCACatatataacaatttttatttacagaTACATTTGTATGactaattttaaatattaaaaaaaaaaaataatgcactaaattattaaagctttaaaatttatattttaattgagagaaaaaaaaaaaatttaatataaaaaatatacaaaatactaaaaaatattaatttgtaacattatttaattatatgcTTTTAAAGTCTCTTTATGCTAAAATACCCCGCTTTATATCTTCTAAAACTGTTATCgaacttaaaatatatatctcCATAGAGTGAAAATGGAGAAGAAAaatctgaaaaaaaaaaaaaaaaaagagaaagtaaataattacattatatataggaaaatattaaaaatgaaaaataaatgaattacaATTTCTAAAGGCAAttatttcataataaaaagtaaaaaacaATCCTGGAACATCCGTAGGAACAGCaattactaattttttttttccatttaaaaaattaaattttaatttccaACTTGGAGGTTTAGGGTTATGTTTAAATACTGTTAATTTAATAACATTTGTCAAATATCTGGCAATCTTATCAGATATTTTGAGATCATAGTGTACCACCACTTTATTATTACCAAACAATTCTACATTAAAAATTACATCAGTATATTGTGCTTTAAACTGGGAAAAAACGATATTAACAtctgaaaaataatttttaaatgaaaatgtcTCACTTTCatacttttttttgtatctcctttttaattttaaataatggcATAAAGATTTtcctttattaaaataactaTAAAACAGTTtccatttaaattttttttcaagttcttgattaatattataatgtGCTTCTAATCTATAAGAACCTTCTACATCTCTTTCTTTCAGattatatgattttttatatgactctttaaatttatcatatttattttttatcttcttaAAAAACTGCTTTACTCCAGAAGGTTTTTTGCTACTAGAACTTCCATCAATACATTttataactaaaaaaaataaaacaaaatacagttttttcatttttcttttataaataaaaattatatactaTCATaatgtagaaaaaaaataataattaaaatgcttataaaaaattcttaaactacatatatttcatattggtaaaaaaaatcaatttttttatctattttttttttttaattcaactttatattaaatttcatCCCTTTattttacctttttttttttttttttgaatacaAAGTGATTCAGCACTTAAATGCACATAAATCAgaatttacataaaaatttacttTCATAGCACTCATTTCCAAAATTCAAAAGAAGttgtataataataatattaaaaataaaatttttcatttatcatgattattttatttttagaactaaacaatataaaaagaaattctatttcgtaaaataaaattgttattatttattattaaagtatatacatatatatgttgTTAAATGAACTACATATGTTgtctaatttattattaagtttaatttttataaaatagatATACATAATTTTCTATAATTCTGCAATATTCATtaatctaattttttttttttttccttacattcattttttacataattttatcaatttctataaaaattactataattataatttcatAATTACTAAGATGTACATACTATTTAGGAAATGCATATAAAAAACAATAGAAACTTAAAAATTCCTTCATATAACTGTGAAGatacattaaaaatacatattcgAATTATTTTACTAAagtcattttttaaaaaaaaaaaaaaaaaattatctttttactagaaagataaataaatattttttttctaaaatgaGAGTATTctgatattaatttttttaaattgtttttcttttttttttttaaatcctCATATGGTTATATTATTCCATTGtttctaataatataaatatatacgtttgaataaattaatatatgtatatacttGATCTAAACcactaaaatatattttatttttattttcttaaattatagaaaatatCGCAATACATTAGTAGTATTGTTTTTTACCCATTCTTACGTAAATATgagataaaaaatttttaaaatgaaaatttataacaGTTAATTATAAAGTTGTCAtacataagaaaaaataaatgtatatttattactTCTCTATCTTGGATtaggtaaaaaaaaaattgaatactttggtttaaatttaaaagaaaaggaagaaatgaaaaaaaaattcatgtaaattttttcaaCAACTTAAATCAGCCCTATATTAATtgaagaattacttattcaagataataatatataattatctatCAAAGAGTatcaaaaaaacaaaaactcTCCCTAGCTTCATTAAACGCTAGTAATTAAccctttaaaaaattaacaatttttaattttttttctttttttctttcatattattaaacataagattattaaatataattctttttcattttttttttatttatgaattaattagagcaatatttaaaaagtttttgcattgtatacatatttttttatgattatttTTCCATATTATCTTCAattctttaattaaaaatttttttttttatttcatttaaaatttatgtagaatttttaattatctattagtttttaatatatatttttaagtacttacaaaaattaatatgcATGTgctatcatttattttatgtgttctacttcaaaaaaaaaagtttaatataaaattaaaaattttttattaaaaaaaagaaatatgtaAAGccttataaaataaaaaaaaatatgctaGATTTAGCTtactctttttatttatcctTGAttacatttaataaaaattattagttGAACTTAATAATAAGTTATTaacagaaaaaataaataaaatgaaaaaattttttttttttatcttcattttagtaataatatacacttttgtatataatattaGCAATGCTCTTGCGTCAaatgaaaaggaaaaattaaaattaaaaaaaagcaatGATACAAATGTATCTATTGTAGTTTTTAGCATATCTAATGAAATGCTTTATATTAACCAACAGCATTTTGCAAATGTTAAGAAGTTGCAACATATTCTTCTAATGTGTCTTACatcagaaaataaaaaacatattttagATAATCTAGGAATAGAAAGtataaaattatcattatatGAGAATTTTaagaaagaaatatataaaaatttaaaaattttttttcaattcattaaaaataattttgattaCCTGAATGAagttataaataaagaaaaaaaaaaagataaattatcACAGACATATTACattgaaaatgataaattattaaatttattggAAAAAGTAATGAACtttgataaagaaaataattccatatatattgaaaaattaCACCAATTCAAAAATGTAATGGAATGTGTTAATGTATCTATATCAATGaatttagaaaatgaaaaaaatccT harbors:
- a CDS encoding N6-adenine-specific methylase, putative, whose protein sequence is MLFFKKFKVLVFFFISLFVIIFNINKNFCYSQYIKNKYICIDKFYVLVKNIKIGGYIKNVFYLGKPFYGYIQNNCFNIKIFRSLHLIGKKKKKIYLKNIKKNKINEEYRKESISEINGKNENVSEGNHNGLNIKGNENKSKRKLIKKDDYGLPTEALKIQRLPNSKIKSKYKYCKVKKYRETVNINYKKKKILSIHGGTLKNKKIYSPDTYTRPMMSKVKESIFNVLTHLGIFNCYNINVIDVFSGSGNLGIECISRNVQNVTFVDLSINSCKTIYENLKLCNLSHLDNRIIRSDAIELLKNPFKFDLQDKFHLAFFTPPYEQIIYSNLIHSISKSQLFHNDSLIFIEYPKEIELLPQKIDNLIGLRNRKFGRTYYSLYVLNSTGKYISNEKKKEFYPLHYNRKQRRQEKYI